The following proteins are co-located in the Hypanus sabinus isolate sHypSab1 chromosome 28, sHypSab1.hap1, whole genome shotgun sequence genome:
- the ankrd34c gene encoding ankyrin repeat domain-containing protein 34C: protein MDDATELRTDGNSLLKAVWLGRLRLTRLLLEGGAYINESNERGETALMVACMTRHVDQQSVSKAKMVKYLLENQADPNIQDKSGKTALMHACIERAGEEAVSLLLTNGADPSLEDHSGASALVYAINTDDKEVLKCLLNACKAKGKEVIIITTDKSPSGTKTTKQYLNVPPSPELEERHMPLCMSPSDIELKTSLTPSPTSEQEDEKSFNFQVISHQTASYTSKPHNDLGSPTRKANPKRIGTRLPQLKRLQSEPWGLVAPSVLAASAYQEESKRVSPDEEIMQGINGLTLPKRTTLSRTNSIESKDPSTFPFVGDSTSRTPSTSAPVSRKQSYEKNQAQHQPLARRSTLPSEQDSVSSFASTGQVSLRDTVHRRRLGNDHYDSDSQLYSDSVTNPFDTVKVTFERKKHNTSPLTLLNSSRESLDSISSTSPGSVRRRPPGLLERRGSGTLLLDHISHTRPGHLPPLNVNPNPPIPDIGCNSKPSSPLTMCLKSVVPMAPSSPKRNDMKAKKKLVRRHSMQVEQMKQLSDFEELNT, encoded by the coding sequence ATGGATGATGCCACTGAACTACGGACTGATGGGAATTCCCTGCTAAAGGCTGTCTGGTTGGGAAGGTTGAGGTTAACCAGACTTCTGTTAGAAGGTGGAGCATATATCAACGAGAGCAATGAAAGGGGTGAGACTGCTCTCATGGTGGCTTGCATGACCAGGCACGTTGACCAGCAGAGTGTGAGCAAAGCCAAGATGGTCAAATACCTGCTGGAAAATCAAGCAGACCCAAACATTCAAGATAAGTCTGGTAAAACAGCGCTGATGCATGCCTGCATCgagagggctggagaggaagctgTGTCCCTGCTGCTGACCAATGGAGCTGATCCAAGTTTGGAGGATCATTCGGGGGCTTCAGCGCTGGTTTATGCCATCAACACAGATGACAAAGAGGTCCTTAAATGTCTGCTGAATGCCTGCAAAGCCAAAGGGAAAGAAGTCATAATAATAACTACTGATAAATCTCCTTCTGGTACTAAAACAACAAAGCAGTATCTAAATGTCCCACCATCTCCAGAGTTGGAAGAGAGACATATGCCACTGTGTATGTCCCCATCTGATATTGAGCTCAAGACATCTTTGACTCCATCGCCTACCAGTGAGCAGGAAGATGAGAAATCCTTTAACTTCCAAGTTATCTCACATCAGACTGCAAGTTACACCAGCAAACCACACAACGATCTGGGCTCCCCCACCAGAAAAGCCAATCCAAAAAGAATCGGGACACGGCTGCCACAGTTaaagaggcttcagtcagagccCTGGGGTTTGGTTGCTCCATCTGTCTTAGCAGCTTCTGCTTACCAGGAAGAGAGCAAAAGAGTTAGCCCAGATGAGGAGATCATGCAGGGGATCAATGGGTTGACTCTGCCCAAGCGAACCACATTGTCCAGGACCAACAGCATAGAGAGTAAAGACCCGTCTACATTCCCGTTTGTTGGTGACTCGACTTCCAGGACTCCCTCCACATCGGCGCCAGTTTCCCGGAAGCAGTCCTACGAGAAGAATCAAGCTCAGCACCAGCCTTTAGCTCGAAGAAGCACCTTGCCTTCTGAGCAAGACAGTGTCAGCAGCTTTGCTTCAACTGGCCAAGTGAGCTTGCGGGACACTGTCCACCGCAGAAGACTGGGCAACGACCACTATGATTCAGACTCCCAGctttattcagattcagttacCAATCCATTTGATACAGTAAAAGTCACTTTTGAAAGAAAGAAACACAACACCTCTCCTTTGACCTTGTTGAACAGTTCCCGTGAGTCTTTAGACAGCATCTCCAGCACATCACCTGGATCTGTTCGCCGCAGACCCCCAGGTCTTCTTGAAAGACGAGGTTCTGGAACACTTCTTCTGGATCACATCTCTCACACAAGGCCTGGACATCTGCCCCCACTAAACGTCAATCCCAACCCACCCATCCCTGACATCGGGTGCAACAGCAAGCCTTCATCCCCGCTGACCATGTGCTTGAAGTCCGTGGTTCCCATGGCACCATCTTCACCAAAGCGAAATGACATGAAAGCCAAGAAGAAGCTGGTGAGAAGACATTCGATGCAGGTGGAACAAATGAAGCAGCTGTCTGACTTTGAGGAGCTGAACACTTAG